Within the Triplophysa dalaica isolate WHDGS20190420 chromosome 2, ASM1584641v1, whole genome shotgun sequence genome, the region ATCTTTGTCCTTTTTTAGCTATATTATGCTTTTCATTCTAAATTCTCTTGGCAAACACAAATATCTGATCACAGACTTAGTTCTTGTTACTGGTTTAGATGCTACTTTCATGTATTGACTGGCCTAACGAAAGCAATAAtagtgatgatgatgacgacgacGAGTACCCAGCTGCTACTAAGAAAAGGATTGCTGGATTTTTAAAGCAGTTCATCGAGTCAGGTACATGTTTCAAAGTTTTAAGACCACAGTAGTTTCAGTTTTTAAGAGTTTAGTTCTATGTGACCTACAGTAAGTGAATGTTCGGAGGGGTCAATACAGATAATACAgactaatattatatatattgccacaaaaaacgttttttttttgtgattctTCTCATGTGAATGTATGCTTAATTTCATGGTTGTGCTAATCGAATGCACCTTGTATGCACAGAAGgttgtagatttacatttacataaacatgaaacttaaactaaacaaaagtGACTATTACTTACTTCCCTTATGTATTTTCAATGCACACCAATAAGGATATGAATTGATGTTCAATGAGAAGTTTTTGAATCGAAAATAACTCTTTAAGTGGTTTATAACTCTTTAAGTGgtctcaactttatatttcctcgatgcctcatgaaacccagcagtttcatcgaataaaggattgcatagttgacttaaaaatgtggatgagtaacaattttttactactaaactcggacaaaacagaagtgttacttactggaccgaaaactgctatgcgtaacaaccaagaatactgcttaacgattgacggttgctccataaaatcctcgtcatcagctaagaatcttggcgttgtatttgacagtactctctcatttgaaagccatgtcgcaaacacctgtaaaattgcatttttccatcttaagaatatatctaaattacgtcatatgctgtcactgtcagatgcagagaaattaattcatgcattcatgacatcaagactagattactgtaatgcacttctaggtggttgccctgcgggcctattacaaaaactgcaactggttcaaaacgcggcagctcgagttcttacacgtacaaaaaagtatgagcatataaccccggttctgtcaaccttgcactggttacctataaagcatcgcattaactttaagatcttgcttattacctataaagccctacatggtctagcgccgcagtatttgaatgaacttctattgtattacagaccaccacgtacattacgctctaaggggtcctgtcagttggtaatacctagaatttcaaaatcaagtgcaggtggtagatccttttcttatctagcgcctaaactttggaatattcttccctgcacggtccgggaggcagacacactctgtcagtttaaatctagactaaagactcatctttttaatcttgcatacactacacctccataatattaatcctcagaggatttaggctgcattatttagatcaaccggaaccaggaacacatccaacaacaaatgatgtacttgttgcatcaaagagtgcagaacagtactctactctcagccagtcttgtctctttgttccaaggttaccgcaggatgcagttcatgcccagacctgatggcagagctgagaatgggaagcggtgacctgacaagtgctaagaggatagagctggataaaggacgcgacaactttgttttttttctacaacatttcaaatgctattagattgttaatgataatctttaatttttatatttttattaagccttgttgtgcaagcactgatgagcttgtgcagaggcagcagcttttgccagaggggaactggaatcccctggttgggcctgggttcccctgaggttttttttctcgatgggagttttgggttcctcaccaccgtttgcatattgttttgcactatctgcctggccgggggggctgctttagaattcatacttgtattaaatgtgtctcatgtacagctgctttgtaacaatgaaaattgtaaaaagcgctatataaataaagttgagttgagttgagttgagtttatATTTACAAGTATGATATGAAACCGACCATAAAGCTTTTAATCACTTTTCATAACCAAGTTTTATCGACCTTTTTGCTGCCTTTgtccttttttttataattgttacTTAACTGTTTATTTTGCCTTTTCAGGATCCAGCAAAGATCTTAAAAACCTTTTGCGGTTCTGGGTCGGATGGGAGCGGATTGAAAAAAACATGGCTGTGGAAGTTGTAAAAAGCGATCTTCCACGATCCTCCACCTGCTTTTGTATTCTTCGACTACCAGGCCACTACACAGAGTTCCACTCCTTTTCAAAAGACTTGATTATGTGCATTGGTGTTTGCAAGTATGGTTTTGGGCTTGTGTAATTTTTAGatgcacagtttaacataacGTCACTGAAAGACTGTAATCAATGCGGTTACTGCATTTATCTTCTCAGGTTTTTGTTTAAGTACTTTGTTGTAGTAAGTACTTATGTTTAATAACAGTGAAAATCCAGTTTACTAAGgattgaaatgttaaaattattgcaaattAGGAGTCTAGCAAATACTTGTATGTTTACTAGCATAGAGCAAAAATAATTACTTAAAtatatggaaataaaataaaaaagtaggtTACAAAATACTTGTAtgttttctaaaatgtacaaaacccATACAGTTACTTAGTACTTGAATGGTGAAATGTATCCAATTAAACGTTGAAGTTAAGCCATACTGTTTACTTCTTGAATAAAGTGTGCGCTATGTGTACATCACTTAAGAAAAaccagaaacaaaacaacagttaGCTGCTTCCTTTTTCATATTATGAGCCATGAGGTATTGATGTTTCAATAATAATAGTAGAAGTTTGCATAAAAAAGGGATCAGAATTGTTCCAAAGCTGCTTGGCAAAACTCAAGTGCTGCTAAATATATGTCCCAGCCGAAAGTCTCTGAATGTCTTTTAGGGTCTACGATTTCTCTGAGTGCTTGCATTTGTTCATCCGTCAGGGGACATGCAGTTGTCGGCACAACAATATTAGAGTGTGCATCAACACTCAGTCGACTGTCCTCCCAATCAATGTGCGGTATGCTCAATCCCTATAGAGAAATAAATAGTAAAGCCTGTACCCTCATGACATTAATAGTATAAAATTTCTTCAATTTCATTCACTGTCCTGCTTTAAATCTTAATGTTGACATGtcttaaataatgaaacacaTATACCTCTATATCAGGTTCAGGTACAGGATGCTGGATACTTCCCAACACCCACAACTGGTTAGGGGTCATGCTGCCCTCTGTTCGTATTGGGTGATTGTCCCAGGTGGTGCGGAAAAGGTTAAGACCATCTTGAAGTCGTGGGAGAAATACATAGTGGCAGCAGAACAGATGAGTAGGGTCAGAAACATCAAGGTGTCCAGCTTCTTCCAAAGCATGTAGAACATCATAGTACACATTGGTCACCGATGCCCAGATATCTCTCCACAACCTCTCTATACTGAAAAGTAAGGTTAAGACAATGGAGTCAGGGAAAATAAGTACATTTTAgacaaaagattaaaaataaagtaataaaaaaattctaaccGTTGATTGTGGACGCTTTTTCCGGAAATAAAGCTGCCCCTGTCTGTCCCACGAATCATGAACATCAGGCGAGCAATGTCCACATTTTCGATGCCCTGGTCACTACGTACTCTTTAAGTGTGCAAGAACACAATTGGAAGGTTgtctttatataaattaatgctTTAACCATGGACTTTGCATCATGCTTACATTACATTGGTGCTTAGACCCTGAATAAAAACACTGCTTTTGAAATAAGACTTCATGgtttaaagtaaacaaactaGCCATACCATATGAACATATACTAAAAAATGTGCCTTGAAAGTTTAAACCAAGACTTGTCATCCAGTTGTAACCAATTTTAACAAGTGTACCTAAGAGGGAAGCCAAATGTTTCCACTGCTTCTTGAAAAAAGTCCAAGGCAGTAGCAGCTAGGTTGTTAGTTGCAGCTCCAAGGTACATTACCTACGCAAGAAACATTATGCTGGATTATAACGTTATACATTACAAATCTCAATTCAATTTGGTTAAGATAGCATTACCTTGCGTGAAAAGCCATCCACACCTCCAAAGATGACAATATTGTAG harbors:
- the LOC130438352 gene encoding uncharacterized protein LOC130438352, giving the protein MSQERLLLDFILERLHSRLEHAVGREPIDMDYLEFICSQEFVFLSAVSNVVTVPRDVLEAVTELLRVIQQHLSDRETHSVTVLREEPGSMGRPRFIISPNYISHLIDMNCSIPTIARLLGVSTRTILRRMAEYNLSIRARYSRLTDAELDACVTDVKLQMPHCGYRMMRAALKSRGHQVQFERVRAAMHRVDTVGVMSRMTQLGCVVRRTYSVSSPRSLMHIDTNHKLIRYNIVIFGGVDGFSRKVMYLGAATNNLAATALDFFQEAVETFGFPLRVRSDQGIENVDIARLMFMIRGTDRGSFISGKSVHNQRIERLWRDIWASVTNVYYDVLHALEEAGHLDVSDPTHLFCCHYVFLPRLQDGLNLFRTTWDNHPIRTEGSMTPNQLWVLGSIQHPVPEPDIEGLSIPHIDWEDSRLSVDAHSNIVVPTTACPLTDEQMQALREIVDPKRHSETFGWDIYLAALEFCQAALEQF